The nucleotide sequence ctctcCTTCAACTCGCCCTCCCTCAAGGACCTCCAGGCCCTCCTCCGCTCCGACCACGCCGCGCCCTCCCCGTCCCCGCCGCAGCCCCCGTGCTCCCCCTCCGCCGCGCGCGTCTTCCACCGCGTCCGCGTCGCCGCCTCGGCCCTCCGCGCGCTCCGCACCCTGcaggcgccgccgcccgccgccgaggCCGACCGCCGCGTCGTGCTCTACTACACCTCCCTCCACGTCGTCCGGGGCACCTACGAGGACTGCCGCGCCGCGCGCGCCATCCTGCGCGGGCTCCGCGCCTCCGTCGACGAGCGCGACCTCGCCATGGACGCGCGCTACCTCGAGGAGCTCACGGCGCTGCTCCCGCGCGCGCGCCGGATCACGCTCCCGCAGGTCTTCGTCGGCGGCCGCCACCTCGGCGGCGCCGAGGAGCTCCGCCGCCTGCACGAGTCGGGCGAGCTGCGGCGCGTCGTGGCCGGCGCCGCGCCCCTCGCCGCCTGCGCGCGGTGCGGCGGCGAGCGCTACGTGCTGTGCGGCAGCTGCGACGGGAGCCACAAGCGGTACAGCCTCAAGGGCGGCGGCGGGTTCCGCACCTGCGCCGGCTGCAACGAGAACGGCCTCGTCCGGTGCCCGGACTGCTCCCCGCCGGCCGTCTGATCCAGATTCAAAAAGGTTCCAATCCACCGATGACTTGTATTACTCAGTAGTACTGCTAGATTTTAATTTCGTAGCGGGTACCGAAACCGAGATAAGAAATGGGTTCTCTGTGTAGTCTTTACTACTACTGCTACATGATTTAGTGTAACTGGTGTCTGATACAGTACCGTGTGTGATGAATTGGAGTTGCAAGTTTTCAGCATTTCCAAACCAAACACCTCTAGTGGCGCATTATGCTGTGTTGCGTACTTACTTTCTCTTTGCTAAGCTATGCTGGAGGAGATTAAGTCTGAATCTGAAGTTTGTTCGATGACCCTAGTAAATGATTGGTAAATGTTATTACTACTGC is from Triticum aestivum cultivar Chinese Spring chromosome 3A, IWGSC CS RefSeq v2.1, whole genome shotgun sequence and encodes:
- the LOC123062480 gene encoding uncharacterized protein At5g39865 is translated as MWLPWVKTRSSSPTSASSASTCSSTALVAASPRLSFNSPSLKDLQALLRSDHAAPSPSPPQPPCSPSAARVFHRVRVAASALRALRTLQAPPPAAEADRRVVLYYTSLHVVRGTYEDCRAARAILRGLRASVDERDLAMDARYLEELTALLPRARRITLPQVFVGGRHLGGAEELRRLHESGELRRVVAGAAPLAACARCGGERYVLCGSCDGSHKRYSLKGGGGFRTCAGCNENGLVRCPDCSPPAV